The Puntigrus tetrazona isolate hp1 chromosome 23, ASM1883169v1, whole genome shotgun sequence genome has a segment encoding these proteins:
- the irak1bp1 gene encoding interleukin-1 receptor-associated kinase 1-binding protein 1 homolog gives MAHSPSHVFATVSPNAGDVYRDENESGFNRGRKQTPSRAQSNARVVQMTGCAELSCPPDRASVTISVKNSKENVIDVTNSISRRLEYILQTVRQHDVKEENITVTKHLQREEELFHMQAEVLVVFLDFEKMEQARSVLIEKLDKIVCVGAPYYSHSAESLSLLRRRVCLEAVDNARLKASEACCILGQALGRPLLLREEESREWMSDQHEATGFHLTLHQKTGVTLVSASSRVFVTFELRPKNSNRRKF, from the exons ATGGCGCACAGCCCGTCTCATGTCTTTGCTACAGTTTCACCGAACGCTGGTGATGTTTACCGAGACGAAAACGAATCGGGGTTTAACCGGGGCCGCAAGCAAACACCTTCACGCGCACAAAGCAACGCAAGAGTGGTTCAGATGACCGGCTGCGCGGAGTTATCTTGTCCTCCGGACCGCGCCAGCGTCACCATCAGCGtgaaaaacagcaaagaaaatGTTATCGACGTGACTAACAGCATTTCCCGACGACTGGAGTACATACTACAGACCGTGAGACAGCATGATGTCAAG GAAGAAAACATCACTGTGACCAAGCACTTACAAAGAGAGGAAGAGCTCTTTCACATGCAGGCTGAG GTGCTTGTGGTGTTTTTAGACTTTGAGAAGATGGAGCAAGCGCGCTCCGTTTTGATTGAAAAACTTGACAAAATCGTGTGTGTTGGCGCCCCTTACTACAGTCACAGTGCGGAAAGTCTCAGTTTGTTAAG ACGGCGAGTGTGTTTGGAAGCCGTGGACAACGCCCGGCTAAAAGCCAGCGAGGCGTGTTGCATTCTGGGACAGGCTCTGGGACGGCCGCTGCTTTTACGCGAGGAGGAATCACGGGAGTGGATGAGCGACCAGCATGAAGCGACTGGCTTTCATCTGACACTACACCAGAAGACCGGGGTTACATTAGTCTCTGCCTCTTCACGCGTCTTTGTGACCTTTGAATTGCGCCCGAAGAACAGCAACAGGAGgaaattttga
- the si:dkey-261l7.2 gene encoding si:dkey-261l7.2, with product MPQITSGVIVQLTLLLSALPAQYLISKWTSGTETQRHMATQRILDTWDSVRKSYLNTAAWVDWLNTWIPKLPSFGEEEEHQTLEEVLAIELMMHENEHGYFAVSKEVRSPRPAYVLHRVGQVVMETQNHMVGVIMGWDAGLRAPPEWLKRKKYSDSELEKAKDTPHYRIMFSGPDPSSILIGYIPQYNVKLFQGFQPDIPTLERYFSHFDGKKFVMEEWLQEIYPHD from the exons ATGCCTCAAATCACGTCGGGTGTGATCGTGCAGCTGACGCTCCTGTTATCAGCTCTACCTGCGCAGTATCTCATCTCCAAATGGACAAGCGGCACTGAGACACAACGGCACATGGCCACTCAGAG AATCCTTGACACATGGGACTCCGTAAGAAAATCCTACTTGAACACAGCTGCTTGGGTTGACTGGCTAAATACCTGGATTCCCAAACTACC GTCCTTcggagaggaagaggagcacCAAACTCTGGAAGAAGTGCTCGCGATTGAGCTGATGATGCATGAAAACGAGCACGGATACTTTGCAG TGTCAAAGGAAGTGCGAAGCCCCAGGCCGGCATATGTGCTGCACCGTGTAGGTCAAGTAGTGATGGAGACACAGAATCATATGGTGGGGGTGATCATGGGATGGGATGCAGGACTCAGAGCCCCACCAGAGTGGCTCAAGAGAAAGAAATACTCAGACTCAGAG cTGGAGAAAGCCAAGGACACTCCTCATTACAGAATTATGTTCAGTGGACCTGATCCTTCATCAATACTGATTGGATACATCCCCCAGTATAACGTCAAGCTCTTTCAAGGCTTTCAG CCGGACATTCCTACCCTAGAGCGCTACTTTTCACACTTCGATGGAAAAAAGTTTGTTATGGAGGAATGGTTGCAAGAAATATACCCTCATGACTGA